In one window of Nesterenkonia sandarakina DNA:
- a CDS encoding MgtC/SapB family protein: MSIDVWPETAPTQILLLTLAFVFSAAIGIERDIRQKSAGARTHILVGMGSALFTLVSAYGFSHLIGGDVVLDPSRIAAQIVSGIGFIGAGVIFVRQNAVSGLTTAASIWVTAAVGMACGAGMPLLAGLTVVFYMLSVTLVTTLVRRLPRRDRTERYVVRYADGRGILREILGAASQLGYETRLVRTRRIERAEGFAVDATMIFTRTQRVGREQLFEALQELDGVVEVHTVTVEND, encoded by the coding sequence GTGAGCATCGACGTCTGGCCCGAGACGGCCCCGACCCAGATCCTGCTTCTGACGCTGGCGTTCGTGTTCTCGGCGGCCATCGGGATCGAGCGCGACATCCGGCAGAAGTCCGCTGGTGCGCGCACCCACATCCTGGTCGGCATGGGCTCAGCGTTGTTCACCCTGGTCTCCGCCTATGGGTTCTCGCATCTGATCGGTGGGGATGTCGTCCTGGACCCGTCACGGATCGCCGCGCAGATCGTCAGCGGGATCGGCTTCATCGGCGCCGGTGTGATCTTCGTGCGGCAGAACGCCGTCTCCGGACTGACCACCGCCGCCTCGATCTGGGTGACTGCCGCCGTGGGGATGGCCTGCGGTGCGGGGATGCCGCTGCTGGCCGGGCTGACAGTGGTGTTCTACATGCTCTCCGTCACCCTGGTGACGACGCTGGTGCGTCGACTCCCCCGCCGGGATCGCACGGAACGCTATGTGGTGCGCTACGCCGACGGTCGCGGGATCCTGCGTGAGATCCTCGGGGCCGCCTCGCAGCTGGGATATGAGACCCGCCTGGTGCGCACCCGGCGGATCGAACGCGCCGAGGGCTTCGCGGTGGACGCCACCATGATCTTCACCCGCACCCAGCGCGTGGGCCGCGAGCAGCTCTTCGAGGCGCTGCAGGAGCTCGACGGCGTCGTGGAGGTGCACACCGTCACCGTGGAGAACGACTGA
- the valS gene encoding valine--tRNA ligase, with amino-acid sequence MADQTPGTDAPATETLSADSSHGTTAPKTPVVPDRPALEGLEEKLHTAWQAEEIYHFDEDTERAEVYSIDTPPPTASGSLHVGHMFSYTQTDVMARFMRMTGKNVFYPLGWDDNGLPTERRVQNYYGVRCDPAQPYDPDYTPPEKPAKNQRDWDAISRANFIELCETLTVQDEKVFEDLFSRLGLSVDWRQTYRTIDDDSRAASQRAFLRDIHAGNAYTAQAPTLWDITFRTAVAQAELEAKEHPGAYHRYPFTVKDTGEQVFIETTRPELLPSCVALVAHPEDERYQHLFGKTVISPLFDVEVEVKAHGLAQPDKGSGAAMICTFGDMTDVTWWRELQLPTRALIGRDGRFSRETPEWIRSAQGQANYDQLAGKTVHSAKEAVVELLAAAELLEGEPKKIMHAVHFYEKGDKPLEVVTSRQWYIRNGGRDAARREKMIARGKEISWHPSFMRSRYENWVEGLNGDWLVSRQRFFGVPIPVWYPLNADAEPDYDNPLLPDEALLPVDPASEVPAGFQESQRGAAGGFIGESDVLDTWATSAITPHIAGRWEKDNDFFNKVFPFDLRPQGHDIIRTWLFASAVRANSLNDSVPWTNTAISGWILDPDRKKMSKSKGNVVVPTEPLEQFGSDAVRYWAASAKLGADTAYEVAQMKIGRRLAIKLLNASKFALNLGVTEAHIITDDAGAEVLTEALDRALIAELRTVVDQATKHFADYDYARALQLVESFFWSFTDDYVELVKDRAYGTRGEQAQDSVLAALATTLDSLLRLFAPVLPFVTDEVWRWWRDGSVHSTQWPSTAGLESVQGSAGMLDSLAQVLSGLRKVKSEAKVKQRTEVLTATISAPEATLAHIDAAIADVQAATRSRALELVAQTDGTQAVLVTEVQLAEEEQPAQV; translated from the coding sequence ATGGCTGATCAGACCCCGGGCACAGACGCGCCCGCCACCGAGACCCTTTCCGCAGACTCCTCCCACGGCACCACCGCGCCGAAGACCCCGGTGGTCCCGGACCGTCCGGCGCTGGAGGGCCTCGAGGAGAAGCTCCACACCGCCTGGCAGGCTGAGGAGATCTACCACTTCGACGAGGACACCGAGCGCGCCGAGGTGTACTCCATCGACACCCCGCCGCCCACTGCCTCCGGGTCCCTGCACGTGGGCCACATGTTCTCCTACACGCAGACCGATGTCATGGCACGCTTCATGCGGATGACCGGGAAGAACGTGTTCTACCCGCTGGGCTGGGACGACAACGGCCTGCCCACTGAGCGCAGGGTGCAGAACTACTACGGGGTGCGCTGCGACCCCGCCCAGCCCTACGATCCCGACTACACCCCGCCGGAGAAGCCGGCGAAGAACCAGCGGGACTGGGACGCGATCAGCCGGGCGAACTTCATCGAACTCTGCGAGACCCTGACCGTCCAGGACGAGAAGGTCTTCGAGGACCTCTTCTCCCGGCTCGGCCTCTCGGTGGACTGGCGCCAGACCTACCGGACCATCGACGACGATTCCCGCGCCGCCTCCCAGCGAGCCTTCCTGCGCGACATTCACGCCGGAAACGCCTACACCGCGCAGGCCCCGACCCTGTGGGACATCACCTTCCGCACCGCCGTGGCGCAGGCCGAGCTCGAGGCCAAGGAGCACCCCGGGGCGTACCACCGGTACCCGTTCACCGTGAAGGACACCGGGGAGCAGGTCTTCATCGAGACCACCCGACCTGAGCTGCTGCCCTCCTGCGTGGCGCTGGTCGCACACCCCGAGGACGAGCGCTACCAGCACCTCTTCGGCAAGACCGTGATCTCCCCGCTCTTCGACGTCGAGGTCGAGGTCAAGGCGCACGGACTCGCGCAGCCGGACAAGGGCTCCGGCGCGGCGATGATCTGCACCTTCGGTGACATGACCGATGTGACCTGGTGGCGTGAGCTGCAGCTGCCCACCCGCGCGCTGATCGGGCGTGACGGGCGGTTCTCCCGGGAGACCCCGGAGTGGATCAGGTCTGCGCAGGGACAGGCCAACTACGACCAGCTCGCCGGCAAGACCGTGCATTCCGCCAAGGAGGCCGTGGTGGAGCTGCTCGCGGCCGCGGAGCTGCTCGAGGGCGAGCCGAAGAAGATCATGCACGCGGTGCACTTCTACGAGAAGGGCGACAAGCCCCTCGAGGTGGTCACCTCCCGGCAGTGGTACATCCGCAACGGTGGGCGCGACGCGGCACGCCGGGAGAAGATGATCGCCCGCGGCAAGGAGATCTCCTGGCACCCGAGCTTCATGCGGTCCCGCTATGAGAACTGGGTGGAGGGCCTCAACGGGGACTGGCTGGTCTCCCGGCAGCGCTTCTTCGGCGTGCCGATCCCGGTCTGGTACCCGCTGAACGCCGACGCCGAACCGGACTACGACAACCCGCTGCTCCCTGATGAGGCGCTGCTGCCGGTGGATCCCGCCTCGGAGGTCCCCGCCGGATTCCAGGAGTCCCAGCGTGGGGCGGCCGGAGGCTTCATCGGTGAGTCCGACGTCCTGGACACCTGGGCCACCTCGGCGATCACCCCGCACATCGCAGGCCGCTGGGAGAAGGACAACGACTTCTTCAACAAGGTCTTCCCCTTCGACCTGCGTCCGCAGGGCCATGACATCATCCGGACCTGGCTCTTCGCCTCCGCGGTGCGCGCGAACTCACTCAACGATTCCGTGCCCTGGACCAACACTGCGATCTCCGGCTGGATCCTGGACCCGGACCGGAAGAAGATGTCCAAGTCCAAGGGCAACGTGGTCGTGCCCACCGAGCCGCTGGAGCAGTTCGGCTCCGACGCGGTGCGCTACTGGGCGGCCTCGGCCAAGCTGGGCGCGGACACCGCCTACGAGGTGGCGCAGATGAAGATCGGGCGCCGCCTGGCGATCAAGCTGCTCAACGCCTCGAAGTTCGCGCTGAACCTGGGCGTGACCGAGGCCCACATCATCACCGACGACGCCGGAGCCGAGGTCCTCACCGAAGCCCTGGACCGCGCCCTGATCGCCGAGCTGCGCACCGTGGTGGACCAGGCCACCAAGCACTTCGCGGACTACGACTACGCTCGGGCGCTGCAGCTGGTGGAGTCTTTCTTCTGGTCCTTCACCGATGATTACGTGGAACTGGTCAAGGACCGCGCCTACGGGACCCGCGGCGAACAGGCGCAGGACTCGGTGCTCGCCGCCCTGGCGACCACCCTGGACTCCCTGCTGCGGCTCTTCGCCCCGGTGCTGCCCTTCGTCACCGACGAGGTCTGGCGCTGGTGGCGCGACGGCTCGGTGCACTCGACCCAGTGGCCGTCCACCGCCGGGTTGGAGTCTGTGCAGGGCTCGGCCGGCATGCTGGACTCGTTGGCTCAGGTCCTCTCGGGTCTGCGCAAGGTCAAGTCCGAGGCGAAGGTCAAACAGCGCACCGAGGTGCTCACCGCCACGATCTCCGCGCCCGAGGCGACCCTGGCCCACATCGATGCGGCCATCGCCGATGTGCAGGCTGCCACCCGGTCCCGCGCCCTGGAACTCGTGGCGCAGACCGACGGGACCCAGGCGGTGCTGGTCACCGAGGTGCAGCTCGCCGAGGAGGAACAGCCCGCCCAGGTCTGA
- a CDS encoding bifunctional folylpolyglutamate synthase/dihydrofolate synthase produces MSEDLDQFSVASVYAELLSRAPENKMEPRMQPMVEAMDLLGEPNRTAPVIHITGTNGKTSTARMIEAGLLAHDLRVGRYTSPHLTSVTERICLDGGPVDDATFVRIWDEVRPFISMVDASLAERDEVPLTYFECLTILAFAVFADAPVDVMVLEVGLGGITDATNVADGSVSVITPISLDHTDLLGDDERDIALEKSGIIKTDGFLISAAQVPGAADVLLAEARAKGVPFRFEGVEFGVESRVPGVGGQQLTVSGLAGRYPEILLPLHGAHQAQNFAVAVAALEAFIGGGDQELNIENLRLAAENISAPGRLETLRTGPSIIVDAAHNPAGVTASAQALKESFGLSRLVLVVGILQDKDAREMLTALYKEYEGLVEEICFTQSTSPRAIPAGELGSLALDVGYAEQDIYVTERLDDAIDWAVGRADEADPGLIGGVLITGSITLVGEARTLLGAPERT; encoded by the coding sequence ATGAGCGAGGATCTTGATCAGTTCTCAGTGGCCAGCGTCTACGCGGAGCTGCTCTCCCGGGCCCCGGAGAACAAGATGGAACCTCGGATGCAGCCCATGGTCGAGGCCATGGACCTGCTGGGGGAGCCGAACCGGACCGCCCCGGTCATCCACATCACCGGCACCAACGGCAAGACCTCCACGGCGCGGATGATCGAGGCCGGGCTCCTGGCCCACGATCTGCGCGTGGGACGCTACACCTCCCCGCACCTGACCTCGGTGACCGAACGCATCTGCCTGGATGGGGGCCCGGTGGACGACGCCACCTTCGTGCGGATCTGGGACGAGGTGCGCCCGTTCATCAGCATGGTCGACGCCTCGCTCGCCGAGCGCGATGAGGTGCCGCTGACCTACTTCGAATGCCTCACCATCCTGGCCTTCGCGGTCTTCGCCGATGCTCCGGTGGATGTGATGGTGCTCGAGGTGGGCCTCGGCGGCATCACCGACGCCACCAACGTGGCCGATGGTTCGGTCAGCGTGATCACCCCGATCAGCCTGGACCACACCGATCTGCTCGGCGACGACGAGCGTGACATCGCCCTGGAGAAGTCCGGGATCATCAAGACCGACGGGTTCCTGATCTCCGCCGCGCAGGTCCCGGGGGCGGCCGATGTGCTGCTCGCCGAGGCGCGCGCCAAAGGGGTGCCCTTCCGCTTCGAAGGCGTGGAGTTCGGCGTCGAATCCCGGGTCCCGGGGGTGGGCGGTCAGCAGCTGACCGTCTCCGGGCTGGCAGGGCGCTACCCAGAGATCCTGCTGCCGCTGCACGGGGCCCACCAGGCGCAGAACTTCGCGGTGGCGGTGGCGGCGCTGGAGGCGTTCATCGGAGGGGGAGACCAGGAGCTCAACATCGAGAACCTGCGCCTGGCCGCGGAGAACATCAGCGCGCCTGGCCGGTTGGAGACTCTGCGCACCGGCCCGAGCATCATCGTCGACGCCGCGCACAATCCCGCCGGGGTCACCGCCAGCGCGCAGGCGCTGAAGGAGAGCTTCGGGCTCTCCCGGCTGGTCCTGGTGGTCGGGATCCTGCAGGACAAGGACGCCCGCGAGATGCTCACCGCGCTGTACAAGGAGTACGAGGGGCTGGTCGAGGAGATCTGCTTCACGCAGTCCACCTCGCCGCGGGCGATCCCCGCCGGGGAGCTGGGCAGCCTGGCGCTCGACGTCGGCTACGCGGAGCAGGACATCTACGTCACCGAACGCCTCGACGACGCGATCGACTGGGCGGTCGGACGCGCCGACGAGGCGGATCCGGGGCTGATCGGCGGCGTGCTGATCACCGGATCCATCACCTTGGTGGGGGAGGCCCGCACGCTGCTGGGCGCCCCCGAGAGGACCTGA
- the ileS gene encoding isoleucine--tRNA ligase, which translates to MTENSSPVYPRASAAESGARRIPASPRFPKIEERVLAQWEQDGTFQASIENRPTEDSSGEANEFVFYDGPPFANGLPHYGHLLTGYVKDLVARYQTQRGSRVERRFGWDTHGLPAELTAMKELGMTDKAEIEAFGVDKFNDACRASVLKYTGEWESYVHRQARWVDFENDYKTLNVDYMESVIWAFKQLHEKGLTYQGFRVLPYCWKDETPLSNHELRMDDEVYKDRQDPSVTVAFPITGGGAHGEALAGVNLLAWTTTPWTLPTNFSVAVGPEVEYVVVQAPAESELPGRHLIAAELLGAYAKDLGFSDSDTDSATEANSKGDDAAPTTAAEAAAAAVVARYQGTELAGIEYAPLWDYYTDAETWGTEHAFQVLVEDYVTTTDGTGLVHQASAYGEEDQRSSEEAGIPVILSVDEGARFLPMFAQPTPSGASPLAAIAGVQVFEANRTIINELKSSGRLVREASYVHSYPHCWRCRTPLIYKAVTSWYVAVTQVKERMLQLNEQINWIPGNVKHGQFGKWLENARDWSISRNRYWGSPLPVWVSDDPEHPRTEVYGSLEELKQAFGDYPRNAAGEPDLHRPWIDELTRPNPDDPTGKSTMRRVEDVLDVWFDSGSMQFAQVHYPFENAEWFADHHPADFIVEYIGQTRGWFYTMHVLATALFDRPAFTNVISHGIVLGSDGAKMSKSLQNYPDVSEVLDRDGSDAMRWFLMSSPILRGGNLVVTEEGIRESVRQVLLPMWNAWHFFGLYANTANDGAGYQAKSVGADDVASPLDRYILAATGDLVREVTASLDAYDVSAACESLRRFSDTLTNWYIRRSRTRFYAEDFAAYDVLYTVLETFARVAAPLLPLISEEIWRGLTGGRSVHLADWPNPEDYLRDERAVELMELTRVVSSAGSSLRKQANLRVRQPLAKLSVVVPQALALEGTYQQIIADELNLKEVQLLDAEQTEAADFGIGQQLVVNARAVGPRLGKQVQQAIKGAKSGDWSVVEGVVTAGGLELFEGEYTLSTTVSEQHGEKAVTVLDTTGGFLVLDTALSEELIAEGTARDLIRSIQQARKDADLQVSDRIETTVTASPEVVAALEAHRDLVCEETLTVDLHPVACETATEPSIHVSVVEGARA; encoded by the coding sequence ATGACCGAGAACAGCTCTCCCGTGTATCCCCGCGCATCAGCCGCCGAATCCGGCGCGCGCCGGATCCCCGCCTCACCGCGCTTCCCGAAGATCGAAGAGCGGGTGCTGGCGCAGTGGGAGCAGGACGGCACGTTCCAGGCCTCCATCGAGAACCGCCCCACCGAAGACTCCTCCGGTGAGGCCAACGAGTTCGTCTTCTACGACGGGCCTCCTTTCGCCAACGGTCTGCCGCACTACGGGCACCTGCTCACCGGCTACGTCAAGGACCTGGTGGCCCGCTACCAGACCCAGCGCGGCTCCCGGGTGGAGCGCCGCTTCGGCTGGGACACCCACGGGCTGCCCGCCGAGCTGACCGCCATGAAGGAGCTCGGCATGACGGACAAGGCCGAGATCGAGGCCTTCGGCGTGGACAAGTTCAACGACGCCTGCCGGGCCTCGGTGCTGAAGTACACCGGCGAGTGGGAGTCCTATGTGCACCGTCAGGCCCGCTGGGTGGACTTCGAGAACGACTATAAGACGCTCAACGTCGACTATATGGAATCGGTCATCTGGGCCTTCAAGCAGCTGCACGAGAAGGGCCTGACCTACCAGGGCTTCCGGGTGCTGCCCTATTGCTGGAAGGACGAGACCCCGCTGTCCAACCATGAGCTGCGCATGGACGACGAGGTCTATAAGGACCGCCAGGACCCGTCGGTCACGGTGGCCTTCCCGATCACCGGCGGTGGCGCCCACGGTGAGGCGCTCGCCGGGGTCAACCTGCTGGCCTGGACCACCACGCCCTGGACGCTGCCGACCAACTTCTCCGTGGCTGTCGGGCCTGAGGTGGAATACGTGGTCGTCCAGGCGCCGGCCGAGTCCGAGCTTCCCGGCCGGCATCTGATCGCCGCCGAGCTGCTCGGCGCCTACGCGAAGGATCTGGGCTTCAGCGACAGCGACACCGACAGCGCCACCGAAGCCAACAGCAAGGGCGACGACGCCGCCCCGACCACCGCCGCCGAGGCCGCAGCCGCCGCCGTCGTCGCCCGCTATCAGGGCACCGAGCTGGCCGGCATCGAATACGCACCGCTGTGGGACTACTACACCGATGCTGAGACCTGGGGCACCGAGCATGCGTTCCAGGTGCTGGTGGAGGACTACGTGACCACCACCGACGGCACCGGTCTGGTCCACCAGGCCTCGGCCTATGGTGAAGAGGATCAGCGCTCCTCCGAGGAGGCCGGGATCCCGGTGATCCTCTCCGTGGACGAGGGGGCCCGGTTCCTGCCGATGTTCGCCCAGCCCACCCCGAGCGGTGCGAGCCCGCTGGCCGCGATCGCCGGTGTACAGGTCTTCGAGGCCAACCGCACCATCATCAACGAGCTCAAGTCCTCCGGCCGGCTGGTCCGCGAGGCCTCCTATGTGCACTCCTACCCGCACTGCTGGCGCTGCCGCACCCCGCTGATCTACAAGGCGGTGACCTCCTGGTACGTGGCGGTCACCCAGGTCAAGGAGCGGATGCTGCAGCTCAACGAGCAGATCAACTGGATCCCGGGCAACGTCAAGCACGGCCAGTTCGGCAAGTGGCTGGAGAACGCCCGGGACTGGTCGATCTCGCGCAACCGCTACTGGGGCAGCCCGCTTCCGGTCTGGGTCTCCGATGACCCGGAACACCCGCGCACCGAGGTCTACGGCTCACTGGAGGAGCTCAAGCAGGCCTTCGGGGACTACCCGCGCAACGCGGCAGGCGAGCCGGACCTGCACCGTCCCTGGATCGATGAGCTGACCCGGCCGAACCCGGATGACCCCACGGGGAAGTCCACCATGCGCCGGGTGGAGGACGTCCTGGATGTCTGGTTCGACTCCGGGTCGATGCAGTTTGCCCAGGTCCACTACCCGTTTGAGAACGCGGAGTGGTTCGCCGATCATCATCCGGCGGACTTCATCGTGGAGTACATCGGGCAGACCCGCGGCTGGTTCTACACCATGCACGTGCTGGCCACCGCGCTCTTCGACCGTCCGGCCTTCACCAACGTGATCAGCCATGGAATCGTGCTGGGCTCGGACGGGGCGAAGATGTCCAAGTCGCTGCAGAACTACCCGGATGTCTCCGAGGTGCTGGACCGCGACGGCTCCGACGCGATGCGCTGGTTCCTGATGTCTTCTCCGATCCTGCGCGGCGGGAACCTGGTGGTCACCGAGGAGGGCATCCGGGAGAGCGTGCGCCAGGTGCTGCTGCCGATGTGGAACGCCTGGCACTTCTTCGGCCTCTACGCCAACACCGCGAACGACGGCGCCGGCTACCAGGCGAAGTCCGTGGGCGCCGACGACGTCGCCAGCCCGCTGGACCGCTACATCCTGGCCGCCACGGGTGACCTGGTCCGCGAGGTCACCGCCTCGCTGGACGCCTATGACGTCTCCGCCGCCTGCGAGTCGCTGCGTCGGTTCTCCGACACGCTGACCAACTGGTACATTCGGCGCTCCCGGACGCGGTTCTACGCCGAGGACTTCGCCGCCTACGACGTGCTCTACACCGTGCTGGAGACCTTCGCCCGAGTCGCGGCCCCGCTGCTGCCGCTGATCAGCGAGGAGATCTGGCGCGGTCTGACCGGGGGCCGTTCGGTGCACCTGGCCGACTGGCCGAACCCGGAGGACTACCTGCGCGATGAGCGCGCCGTGGAGCTGATGGAGCTCACCCGGGTGGTCAGCTCCGCCGGGTCCTCGCTGCGCAAGCAGGCGAACCTGCGGGTGCGTCAGCCGCTGGCCAAGCTCAGCGTGGTCGTGCCTCAGGCGCTCGCGCTTGAAGGCACCTACCAGCAGATCATCGCCGATGAGCTGAACCTCAAGGAGGTCCAGCTGCTCGACGCGGAGCAGACCGAGGCCGCCGACTTCGGCATCGGCCAGCAGCTGGTGGTCAACGCCCGCGCCGTCGGGCCCCGCCTGGGCAAGCAGGTCCAGCAGGCCATCAAGGGTGCGAAGTCCGGTGACTGGTCGGTGGTCGAGGGCGTGGTCACCGCCGGCGGGCTGGAACTCTTCGAGGGCGAATACACGCTGAGCACCACGGTCTCGGAGCAGCACGGGGAGAAGGCCGTCACGGTCTTGGACACCACGGGTGGATTCCTGGTGCTGGACACTGCGCTCAGTGAAGAGCTCATCGCTGAAGGCACCGCCCGGGACCTGATCCGCAGCATCCAGCAGGCCCGCAAGGACGCCGACCTCCAGGTCTCGGACCGGATCGAGACCACGGTCACCGCGTCCCCCGAGGTGGTGGCGGCGCTGGAGGCCCACCGGGATCTGGTCTGCGAGGAGACCCTCACAGTGGATCTGCACCCGGTGGCCTGCGAGACTGCCACCGAACCGAGCATCCATGTCTCAGTCGTCGAAGGAGCTCGAGCATGA
- a CDS encoding putative transporter small subunit, protein MSTLALTLYTLMWPMIVLVVMGVIGYAFFTDFKEARRSGKDII, encoded by the coding sequence ATGAGCACCCTTGCGCTGACCCTGTACACCCTGATGTGGCCGATGATCGTGCTGGTCGTGATGGGCGTGATCGGCTACGCCTTCTTCACCGACTTCAAGGAGGCCCGCAGGTCCGGGAAGGACATCATCTGA
- a CDS encoding sodium:solute symporter family transporter: MNEASAVQFSAITVVLLLVAFYGGTYLISHRIRKKKENADAYMTAGNKIGFGISAASMTATWIWASSMYASAEAGYTYGISGPIHYGLWGALMILFIYPFGKRIRAVAPQAHSIAEVMYARHGRSSQLMLAGSNVVGSLISLMSNFIAGGVLIAMLSPFTFIQGVLTVAAGVLLYTLWSGFRASVLTDFIQVMAMFAAVAVIIPFIFIAADFPSAFETGAQNLSAEQQSFFSSEAFLNQGAPYIAAVLAYAVGNQTIAQRLFAVRKDLIKPTFITATIGYGAMVIGVGMFGVLALYLGFEPTDGDANNIIPEMAASYLPAVLLAVFFVMIIGALSSTADSDLAAMSSIMMADVYGQNVAGKGRANPRTMLLVGRVTMLLATAAAVSFASLQLSILDLLVFVGALWGALVFPVLASFYWKKVTNKAFTVSVLAALACFVPVRFEWFPLSGALGILVDLLSVTGIAVILGLMCFGFFGIKVAKVVAVIAGVVSAPFVIGFLHDYATLSASLVAYAVSTVVCWAMSVRGTAEFDFALIAQRTGNFDDDGAAPGTATGAAADADAPGAANPENYDTTTVGDTR; this comes from the coding sequence GTGAACGAAGCTAGCGCAGTCCAGTTCAGCGCCATCACGGTGGTGCTGCTGCTGGTGGCCTTCTACGGAGGCACCTATCTGATCTCGCATCGGATCAGGAAGAAGAAGGAGAACGCCGACGCCTACATGACGGCGGGGAACAAGATCGGTTTCGGGATCTCGGCGGCGTCGATGACCGCCACCTGGATCTGGGCCTCCTCGATGTACGCCTCCGCGGAGGCCGGCTACACCTACGGGATCTCCGGGCCCATCCACTACGGGCTCTGGGGCGCGCTGATGATCTTGTTCATCTACCCCTTCGGCAAGCGCATCCGGGCGGTGGCGCCTCAGGCGCACAGCATCGCCGAGGTGATGTACGCCCGGCACGGCCGCTCCAGCCAGCTGATGCTCGCCGGCTCCAATGTGGTGGGCAGCCTGATCTCGCTGATGTCGAACTTCATCGCCGGCGGGGTGCTGATCGCGATGCTCTCCCCGTTCACCTTCATCCAGGGCGTGCTCACCGTGGCCGCCGGGGTGCTGCTCTACACGCTGTGGTCCGGCTTCCGCGCCTCGGTGCTCACCGACTTCATCCAGGTCATGGCGATGTTCGCAGCGGTGGCAGTGATCATCCCGTTCATCTTCATCGCCGCAGACTTCCCCTCCGCCTTCGAGACCGGGGCGCAGAACCTCTCCGCCGAGCAGCAGAGCTTCTTCTCGTCCGAGGCGTTCCTGAACCAGGGCGCCCCCTACATCGCGGCGGTGCTGGCCTACGCCGTCGGCAACCAGACCATCGCGCAGCGGCTGTTCGCCGTGCGCAAGGACCTGATCAAGCCGACCTTCATCACCGCGACCATCGGCTATGGCGCGATGGTCATCGGGGTGGGCATGTTCGGCGTGCTCGCGCTCTACCTGGGCTTCGAACCCACCGACGGCGACGCCAACAACATCATCCCGGAGATGGCGGCCAGCTACCTGCCCGCGGTGCTGCTGGCGGTGTTCTTCGTGATGATCATCGGCGCGCTGTCCTCCACCGCAGACTCGGACCTGGCCGCGATGTCTTCGATCATGATGGCCGACGTCTACGGACAGAACGTGGCCGGCAAGGGCCGAGCCAACCCGAGGACCATGCTGCTGGTGGGCCGGGTGACCATGCTGCTGGCCACCGCGGCGGCGGTCAGCTTCGCGAGCCTGCAGCTGAGCATCCTGGACCTGCTGGTCTTCGTCGGCGCACTCTGGGGCGCACTGGTGTTCCCCGTGCTGGCCAGCTTCTACTGGAAGAAGGTCACCAATAAGGCGTTCACAGTCTCGGTGCTCGCCGCGCTGGCCTGCTTCGTGCCGGTGCGCTTCGAGTGGTTCCCGCTCTCCGGGGCGCTCGGGATCCTGGTGGATCTGCTCTCCGTGACCGGGATCGCCGTGATCCTGGGTCTGATGTGCTTCGGCTTCTTCGGGATCAAGGTCGCAAAGGTCGTGGCGGTGATCGCCGGCGTGGTCTCGGCGCCCTTCGTGATCGGCTTCCTGCACGACTACGCCACCCTCAGCGCCTCGCTGGTGGCCTACGCGGTGAGCACCGTGGTCTGCTGGGCGATGTCGGTGCGCGGCACCGCAGAGTTCGACTTCGCGCTGATCGCCCAGCGCACCGGCAACTTCGACGACGACGGCGCCGCCCCCGGCACCGCGACCGGTGCTGCCGCTGACGCCGACGCCCCCGGTGCAGCCAATCCTGAGAACTATGACACGACGACTGTGGGAGACACCCGATGA
- a CDS encoding SDR family oxidoreductase, translating into MIQTDVSPRSALVTGASSGIGAATAHRLTTEGWRVFAVARRAEKLESLAEQEGIIPIICDVTDPEQVAAALEEVTAAGGIDTLINNAGGALGIDPVAEGRPEDWRWMYEVNVLGALNMIQAFIPMLRAHGEGTILTVTSTAAITAYEGGAGYNAAKFGEHALTGALRLEEAEHNIRVIEVLPGMVATEEFTAKRLRGDVAAAQAVYRGVKRPLLAEDIAEVIAGAVTLPHHVNLDQVVVRPVAQAAQHKVIREE; encoded by the coding sequence ATGATTCAGACTGATGTCTCCCCCCGCAGCGCCTTGGTCACCGGCGCCTCCTCCGGGATCGGCGCGGCCACTGCGCACCGTCTCACCACCGAGGGGTGGCGGGTCTTCGCCGTCGCCCGGCGTGCCGAGAAGCTCGAGAGCCTCGCCGAGCAGGAGGGGATCATTCCGATCATCTGTGACGTCACCGATCCCGAGCAGGTCGCCGCGGCCCTGGAGGAGGTCACTGCGGCCGGCGGCATCGACACGTTGATCAACAACGCCGGCGGGGCACTGGGGATAGACCCGGTGGCCGAGGGCAGGCCCGAGGACTGGCGCTGGATGTATGAGGTCAATGTGCTCGGCGCGCTGAACATGATCCAGGCGTTCATCCCGATGCTGCGCGCCCACGGCGAGGGCACGATCCTCACCGTGACCTCCACCGCCGCCATCACCGCCTATGAGGGCGGGGCGGGGTACAACGCGGCGAAGTTCGGCGAGCACGCGCTCACCGGGGCGCTGCGCCTGGAGGAGGCCGAGCACAACATCCGCGTGATCGAGGTGCTGCCCGGCATGGTCGCCACCGAGGAGTTCACCGCCAAGCGGCTGCGCGGAGACGTCGCGGCGGCCCAGGCGGTCTACCGCGGGGTCAAGCGGCCGCTGCTGGCCGAGGACATCGCCGAGGTGATCGCCGGCGCGGTCACGCTGCCCCACCACGTGAACCTCGACCAGGTGGTGGTCCGCCCGGTGGCCCAGGCCGCCCAGCACAAGGTGATCCGCGAAGAGTGA